One Nitrospirota bacterium genomic region harbors:
- a CDS encoding carboxymuconolactone decarboxylase family protein: MQRLPAIDPAVATGKAKTLLDGVQAKLGLMPNITRTMSNSPAVLDAYLGFSGGLAKGALPAKLREQIALVVAEANGCGYCLAVHTAIGKAQGLTDSEMLDSRRGGAEDLKTAAALGFAGKVVRERARVTDQDVAALRHVGYGDGEIAEIVANVALNVFTNYFNHVAGTEVDFPAVPALSAGASCSCG, from the coding sequence ATGCAGCGGTTACCAGCTATTGATCCTGCGGTTGCAACCGGCAAGGCGAAGACTCTGTTGGACGGCGTGCAGGCGAAACTCGGACTCATGCCGAACATCACGAGGACGATGTCCAACTCACCGGCCGTGCTGGATGCCTATTTGGGCTTCAGCGGAGGATTGGCCAAAGGCGCGCTCCCGGCAAAGCTGCGCGAACAGATCGCGCTCGTGGTGGCTGAAGCCAACGGCTGCGGCTACTGCCTGGCCGTGCACACGGCGATCGGAAAAGCCCAGGGCCTGACCGACTCCGAGATGCTCGACAGCCGCCGGGGCGGGGCCGAGGACCTGAAAACGGCGGCCGCACTGGGTTTTGCCGGGAAGGTCGTGCGGGAGCGGGCCCGTGTGACGGACCAAGACGTGGCCGCATTGCGGCACGTGGGCTACGGCGACGGGGAGATCGCCGAGATCGTTGCCAACGTGGCGCTGAACGTGTTCACGAATTACTTCAATCACGTCGCCGGGACCGAGGTGGACTTCCCCGCAGTGCCCGCACTTTCGGCCGGCGCGTCCTGCTCGTGTGGTTGA
- a CDS encoding TetR/AcrR family transcriptional regulator: MRQTADTKERILSSALDLIYARSYAAVGVQEICEHAGVKKGSFYHFFPSKQALTLAALGRQWNDARHRVWEAALTGRRPFRQKLERCFELFHEHQCGAKAKTGRVPGCPFGNLALELGTQDEVIRRKVDEILRECTGYVERALCEAIAAGELPDRDTVVAAETIVAFMEGAMLMAKTRNDPKLIKDLSRGLLRLLQTSTAGAGKARSRNGATKGRVRIRAGARLTG; this comes from the coding sequence ATGCGGCAGACTGCGGACACGAAAGAACGGATCCTGAGCAGCGCGCTCGATCTCATTTACGCCCGCAGCTATGCCGCCGTGGGCGTGCAGGAGATCTGTGAGCACGCGGGCGTGAAGAAGGGGAGCTTCTATCATTTCTTCCCGTCCAAGCAAGCGCTCACGCTCGCCGCGCTCGGGCGCCAGTGGAACGACGCGAGGCACCGGGTATGGGAGGCCGCGTTGACCGGACGACGTCCGTTCCGCCAGAAGCTCGAACGGTGTTTCGAGTTGTTCCATGAGCACCAGTGCGGGGCAAAGGCCAAGACCGGCCGGGTTCCCGGGTGTCCATTCGGGAATCTCGCACTGGAGCTGGGCACGCAGGATGAAGTCATCCGGCGGAAAGTGGACGAGATCTTGCGGGAATGTACGGGGTACGTGGAGCGGGCCTTGTGCGAAGCCATCGCCGCCGGGGAGTTGCCGGACCGGGATACAGTGGTTGCCGCGGAGACGATTGTCGCCTTTATGGAAGGGGCCATGTTGATGGCAAAGACCAGGAACGATCCGAAGCTCATCAAGGACCTCTCGCGGGGCCTGCTTCGACTGCTGCAGACGAGCACGGCCGGCGCCGGCAAAGCGCGGTCCCGAAACGGAGCCACGAAAGGACGTGTAAGGATTCGCGCCGGCGCGCGACTAACGGGCTAA
- the cas2 gene encoding CRISPR-associated endonuclease Cas2, with translation MRHLYIVTYDICDPKRLRRVFKTMKGFGTHLQLSVFQCDLPDIDLLKMREALGGIINHSEDQVLVIDLGPTEGRPIKSIESIGRAYELTERRAVVV, from the coding sequence ATGCGCCACTTGTACATCGTGACGTACGACATTTGCGATCCGAAGCGGCTGCGGCGCGTGTTCAAGACGATGAAGGGATTTGGTACCCATCTCCAGTTATCGGTGTTTCAGTGCGACTTGCCGGACATTGATCTTCTCAAGATGAGGGAAGCGTTGGGCGGGATCATCAACCACAGCGAGGACCAGGTTCTGGTCATTGATCTGGGCCCGACAGAAGGCCGGCCCATTAAGAGCATCGAGTCAATCGGCAGGGCCTATGAGCTGACTGAGCGTCGGGCCGTGGTGGTGTGA
- a CDS encoding sigma-70 family RNA polymerase sigma factor, with product MGDRSLTDPMTWVDQHGDYLFRFALLRIRDRGVAEEIVQETFLAALQARERFAGQSSERSWLVGIMKHKILDHFRKGGREQPGVEGDVAGNELERDDAFDERGHWKLDRAAPRDWPDDPGGLLERKQFWEVLTRCLGKLPPRMAQVFSLREIDEVTSDEICASLNITPSNLWVLLHRARKHLRQCLETHLFGRSPA from the coding sequence ATGGGCGACCGATCCCTGACGGACCCGATGACCTGGGTGGACCAGCACGGCGACTATCTGTTCCGGTTCGCCCTGCTGCGGATTCGCGACCGGGGCGTCGCGGAGGAGATCGTCCAGGAGACCTTTCTCGCCGCGCTCCAGGCCCGCGAGCGCTTCGCCGGCCAGTCTTCCGAGCGGAGCTGGTTGGTCGGGATCATGAAGCACAAGATCCTGGACCACTTCCGCAAGGGCGGCCGGGAGCAGCCGGGCGTGGAGGGCGACGTGGCCGGGAACGAGCTGGAGCGGGATGACGCCTTTGACGAGCGCGGCCACTGGAAGCTGGACCGGGCGGCGCCGCGAGACTGGCCGGACGATCCGGGCGGCCTCCTCGAGCGCAAGCAGTTCTGGGAGGTGCTGACGCGCTGCTTGGGCAAGCTGCCGCCCCGAATGGCGCAAGTCTTCTCTCTGCGGGAGATCGACGAGGTCACCAGCGACGAGATCTGCGCGAGTCTGAACATCACCCCGTCGAACCTGTGGGTGCTGCTGCATCGGGCCAGGAAACACCTGCGCCAGTGTCTGGAAACGCACCTGTTCGGGCGATCGCCGGCCTGA
- a CDS encoding mercuric reductase, which yields METVTVLPDDEHNRALVGNVHPPQWINPEPDGRYNIVVIGAGTAGLVTAVVAAGLGAKVALIEKHLMGGDCLNVGCVPSKGVIRASRAWTDVRRAEEFGVHVPPGVKYDFAAAMARMRRLRARISQTDSAHRYKQLGVDVYIGSARFSGPDSVTVEGHAGNRTLTFAKAAICTGARASTPSVPGLQEAGCLTNETVFTLTELPRRVGVIGAGPIGCELAQAFARFGSQVYLIEALHGIMPNEDRDAAEIVLKSMSRDGLTLLCCGKDLAVSRTDGGKRLTVDSHGRHYDVIVDEILVGVGRTPNTEGLGLETVGVEYDKTGVKVNARLQTANPRIYAAGDICSRYKFTHAADAMAQIVIQNALFPHPFGLGHASVESLIMPWCTFTDPEVAHVGMYEAEARAKGIGVETFTYKLNEVDRAILDGEEDGFARVHVKKGTDEILGATIVAAHAGDMINEFSVLMKAGLGLGTICGTIHPYPTQGEVVKKAANVWRRTTFTEGKKRLLTRLFAWMR from the coding sequence ATGGAAACGGTGACGGTCCTCCCGGACGACGAACACAATCGCGCGCTCGTCGGCAACGTCCATCCGCCGCAGTGGATCAACCCGGAGCCGGACGGCCGGTACAACATCGTGGTGATTGGCGCCGGCACCGCCGGCCTCGTGACCGCCGTCGTGGCGGCCGGCCTCGGCGCCAAAGTCGCCCTGATCGAGAAGCACCTGATGGGCGGCGACTGCCTGAACGTCGGCTGTGTGCCCTCCAAGGGGGTCATTCGCGCGTCGCGTGCCTGGACGGACGTACGGCGCGCAGAAGAATTCGGCGTGCACGTCCCGCCCGGCGTCAAGTACGACTTCGCGGCGGCCATGGCCCGGATGCGGAGGCTGCGCGCCCGCATCAGCCAGACGGACTCCGCTCACCGGTACAAACAGCTCGGGGTGGACGTCTACATCGGGAGCGCCCGCTTCTCGGGGCCGGACTCCGTGACCGTGGAAGGCCATGCCGGAAACCGGACGTTGACCTTTGCCAAGGCGGCCATCTGCACGGGGGCGCGGGCGTCCACCCCATCGGTGCCGGGGTTGCAAGAGGCCGGCTGCCTCACGAACGAAACGGTCTTCACGCTGACGGAGCTGCCGCGCCGGGTCGGGGTGATTGGCGCCGGGCCGATCGGGTGCGAATTGGCGCAGGCGTTCGCACGGTTCGGCAGCCAGGTGTATCTCATCGAGGCCCTGCACGGCATCATGCCGAACGAGGACCGCGATGCGGCCGAGATCGTGCTCAAGTCCATGTCCCGCGATGGTCTGACGCTGCTGTGCTGCGGCAAAGATTTGGCGGTCAGCAGAACGGATGGCGGCAAACGGCTGACGGTGGATTCGCACGGCCGGCACTATGACGTGATCGTGGACGAGATTCTCGTCGGCGTGGGCCGCACGCCGAACACGGAGGGACTCGGGCTGGAAACGGTCGGCGTGGAATACGACAAGACCGGCGTGAAGGTGAACGCCAGGCTCCAGACGGCGAACCCGAGGATCTACGCCGCAGGCGACATCTGTTCGAGGTACAAATTCACGCACGCGGCCGACGCGATGGCCCAGATCGTGATCCAGAACGCCTTGTTCCCCCATCCCTTCGGCTTGGGGCATGCCAGCGTGGAGTCCCTCATCATGCCCTGGTGCACGTTCACGGACCCGGAGGTGGCGCACGTGGGGATGTACGAGGCGGAGGCCAGGGCCAAGGGGATCGGGGTCGAGACCTTCACGTACAAGCTGAACGAGGTCGACCGGGCGATCCTGGATGGGGAGGAGGATGGGTTCGCGCGGGTTCACGTGAAGAAGGGGACGGACGAGATTCTGGGCGCCACGATCGTGGCCGCCCACGCAGGCGACATGATCAACGAGTTCTCGGTTCTCATGAAGGCCGGGCTTGGGCTCGGCACGATCTGCGGCACCATCCATCCCTACCCGACCCAGGGCGAGGTCGTGAAGAAGGCGGCGAACGTCTGGCGCAGGACGACCTTCACGGAGGGGAAAAAGCGCCTCCTGACCAGGCTGTTTGCGTGGATGAGATGA
- a CDS encoding pectinesterase family protein: MAFSLLALVWGGNGWAVLDDKPAAQEPHTLLVAADGTGQFTSIQEAIDAAGAGDTIRIKAGAYREDVTIHSKERLKLVGEGRDQVTILGRERVGVFHVGKWPYGATDIEISGMTINEHGGHAMGIFNGRNILLRDVRINGMLFGQQVQHVRIEESVIGGSETTGVQFADSQAVLVGNLIHDNDHGVTIAGQSEVRLERNVITRSLFEGVVVTDKARAVLVSNTIVKNGGGAAFLGASRSEATGNIVGLNRVGFVVGPSSEVRTAYNAFYNRDGEYVRAGAPSVSVPELKAETDLVAADPRFVDPGHDDFRLRSDTPLLQVGKFAYLGALAPVNGSP; the protein is encoded by the coding sequence GTGGCATTCTCCCTACTCGCCCTGGTCTGGGGCGGGAACGGCTGGGCCGTGCTGGACGACAAGCCGGCGGCGCAGGAGCCGCACACGCTCCTGGTGGCGGCGGACGGCACCGGACAGTTCACGTCCATCCAGGAGGCGATTGACGCGGCGGGCGCCGGCGACACGATCCGGATCAAGGCCGGGGCCTATCGGGAAGACGTCACGATCCACAGCAAAGAGCGGTTGAAACTGGTCGGGGAGGGCCGGGATCAGGTGACGATCCTGGGGCGCGAGCGGGTCGGCGTGTTCCACGTCGGGAAGTGGCCCTATGGGGCGACGGACATCGAGATCAGCGGGATGACGATCAACGAGCACGGCGGCCACGCGATGGGCATCTTCAACGGGCGGAACATCCTGCTCCGGGACGTCCGGATCAACGGGATGTTGTTCGGGCAGCAGGTGCAGCACGTCCGCATCGAAGAGAGCGTGATCGGGGGCAGCGAGACGACCGGCGTCCAGTTCGCCGATTCCCAGGCCGTGCTCGTCGGCAACCTGATCCACGACAACGACCACGGGGTCACGATCGCGGGCCAATCGGAGGTCAGGCTGGAGCGCAACGTGATCACGCGCAGCCTGTTCGAGGGGGTGGTGGTGACGGACAAGGCCAGGGCCGTCCTGGTCAGCAACACGATCGTGAAGAACGGCGGCGGCGCGGCCTTTCTCGGCGCGTCGCGCAGCGAGGCCACGGGCAACATCGTCGGGCTGAACCGGGTCGGGTTCGTGGTGGGGCCCTCGAGCGAGGTGCGCACGGCCTACAACGCCTTCTACAACCGTGACGGCGAGTACGTCCGGGCCGGCGCTCCGTCCGTCTCCGTGCCCGAGCTGAAGGCGGAGACGGATCTTGTGGCGGCGGACCCGCGCTTCGTGGACCCTGGGCACGACGATTTTCGGCTCAGGTCCGATACCCCCCTGCTGCAGGTGGGAAAATTTGCCTATCTGGGAGCCCTGGCCCCGGTCAACGGTTCACCGTGA
- a CDS encoding DUF3047 domain-containing protein produces the protein MTKARPSLLPLALLILWFPLVVEASDDSTAVLEVGKFSAAKEGGVLPDGWKPLTFRKVERHTKYALVRDGEAVVVKAVSEAAASGLVKPVRIDLRDYPIVRWRWKVENLLRRSDVTRKDGDDYPARLYITFEYDPDRVSFSKRAMYQAGRLLFGDIPIGALNYIWDAKAALGAILDNAYTDFAKMIVVRSGSAGVGTWVEEQRNVYEDYKRAFGEEPPLVSGVAIMTDTDNTKESATAYYGDILFKKTPAR, from the coding sequence ATGACCAAGGCGCGCCCTTCCCTTTTGCCCCTCGCGTTGCTGATTCTTTGGTTCCCGCTGGTCGTGGAGGCCTCCGACGATTCAACGGCCGTCCTCGAAGTCGGCAAGTTCTCCGCCGCCAAGGAGGGCGGGGTCCTGCCGGACGGCTGGAAGCCGCTCACGTTCAGGAAGGTCGAGCGGCACACGAAATATGCGCTCGTCAGGGACGGGGAAGCGGTCGTCGTCAAGGCCGTCAGCGAGGCCGCCGCGTCGGGACTCGTCAAGCCGGTCCGAATTGACCTCAGGGACTATCCGATCGTCCGGTGGCGGTGGAAAGTCGAAAACCTCCTGCGCAGGAGCGACGTGACCCGGAAGGATGGGGACGACTATCCGGCGCGACTCTACATCACGTTCGAATACGATCCGGACAGGGTCAGCTTCTCCAAGCGGGCCATGTACCAGGCCGGGCGCCTCCTGTTCGGGGACATCCCGATCGGCGCCCTCAACTACATCTGGGACGCCAAGGCTGCCCTTGGCGCGATCCTCGACAACGCCTACACGGATTTCGCCAAGATGATCGTAGTCCGGAGCGGGAGCGCGGGAGTCGGGACCTGGGTGGAGGAGCAGCGGAACGTGTACGAGGACTACAAGAGGGCCTTCGGCGAGGAGCCCCCGCTGGTCTCCGGCGTGGCGATCATGACGGACACGGACAACACCAAGGAATCGGCGACCGCTTACTACGGCGACATCCTCTTCAAAAAGACGCCGGCCCGATAA
- a CDS encoding zf-HC2 domain-containing protein: MPLLRLNCAEATRLLSDSLDRPLTIGQRVALRIHLLICQWCDRYGRQLRFIREAFRGRPDRLVEPDETASEALSAEAKARLKRAVADGRNQPPPAR, translated from the coding sequence ATGCCCTTGTTGAGACTCAACTGCGCCGAAGCCACTCGGCTCCTGTCCGACTCGCTCGACCGGCCCCTGACGATCGGACAGAGGGTCGCCCTACGGATTCACCTGCTCATCTGCCAGTGGTGCGACCGGTATGGGCGGCAGCTCCGGTTCATCCGGGAGGCGTTCAGGGGGCGCCCCGATCGGCTCGTCGAGCCGGATGAGACGGCGAGCGAAGCCCTCTCCGCCGAGGCGAAGGCACGGCTCAAACGGGCTGTCGCGGATGGGCGGAATCAGCCGCCCCCGGCCCGCTAG
- a CDS encoding TVP38/TMEM64 family protein produces MYGGHTMQVSVETQPTAGASSRGKLIVLALFAAAIVSFFYFDLGRYLSLDALKANRDSLLAFTDEHYGAAVGLFIVAYVVLTAASLPGAVILTLTGGFLFGSLIGTLYVNLGATTGATLAFLASRYLLREVVEAKFGKWVVPLQEGFARNAFGYLMTLRLIPIFPFFLVNAAAGLTRVPLATYVAATAIGIVPGSFVYAYAGRQLGTINSLKEIASPNVLLAFTLLGLLALVPIIYRKRQSAGHELKANR; encoded by the coding sequence ATGTATGGGGGACACACGATGCAGGTATCCGTCGAGACGCAACCGACTGCCGGCGCGTCGAGCCGCGGCAAGCTGATCGTCCTGGCGCTCTTCGCCGCCGCGATCGTTTCGTTCTTTTACTTCGATCTCGGCCGGTACCTGTCGCTGGACGCGCTCAAGGCGAACCGGGACAGTCTGTTGGCCTTCACCGACGAGCACTATGGGGCGGCGGTCGGGCTCTTCATCGTCGCCTATGTCGTCTTGACGGCCGCGTCCCTCCCGGGGGCGGTGATCCTGACCTTGACCGGCGGGTTCCTGTTCGGCAGTCTCATCGGGACGCTCTACGTCAACCTGGGGGCGACGACCGGCGCGACCCTCGCGTTCCTCGCCTCCCGCTACCTGCTCCGGGAGGTCGTCGAAGCGAAGTTCGGCAAGTGGGTCGTGCCTCTGCAGGAGGGCTTCGCCAGGAACGCCTTCGGCTACCTCATGACACTCCGGCTGATCCCGATCTTTCCGTTTTTCCTGGTCAACGCGGCGGCCGGGCTCACGCGCGTGCCGCTTGCGACCTATGTCGCGGCCACCGCGATCGGGATCGTTCCGGGCAGCTTCGTGTACGCCTATGCGGGCCGGCAACTGGGGACGATCAATTCCCTGAAGGAGATCGCCTCGCCCAACGTCCTCCTGGCCTTCACGCTGCTGGGCCTGTTGGCGCTCGTACCGATTATTTACCGGAAGAGGCAGTCTGCTGGCCACGAGCTGAAAGCCAATCGCTGA
- a CDS encoding amylo-alpha-1,6-glucosidase: MPGILALHDDVIVNPSDCRSLDRALGLEWLEANGRGGFASGTVAGPNTRRYHALLLVARRPPVDRVVVVNHLEETLHVNGDAHPLSANLYPGVVHPDGFTRCAGFTNEPWPTWTYEAGGLRLQRELFCVHGRDLVVIRWTLLSRVSGPVTLNVRPMLTGRDYHALHRENPALQTEAEVRGGSVTWHPYAAPPVVRALHNGAYRRAPDWYRQVQYPIEQERGLDGEEDWWSPGDITFDSLTKRGAFLALTTEPIQAVDVDALAKGEQKRREQAAGTVPGKDRLVHALWLASEAYISVRGPQKTVIAGYPWFTDWGRDTFISLPGLCLVTGRFDVARQVIEAFAPHVSEGMVPNRFPDAGETPEYNTMDASLWFVQAVGRYLAYTGDEATVEKVAWPAIQAILDGYRKGTRYGIHVDGDGLVAGGAPGAQLTWMDAKVGDWVVTPRRGKPVEIQALWVQALTVGEKLAARFGDRTSANRCAEDRVRAIRSFRERFWYEPGGYLYDVVDGEGGDDPLLRPNQLYAVSLCEDLLEPGQAKLVVKVVQDRLLTPVGLRTLAPGHPDYRPRYEGGVVERDGAYHQGTVWPFLLGPFVTAWIKVHGATPEARRQARSFFDGLERHLAEACLGQVSEIFDAEPPHRPRGCFAQAWSVAEPLRALLEGVHGAGPSTGRPH; the protein is encoded by the coding sequence ATGCCGGGAATCCTCGCTCTCCATGATGACGTGATCGTCAATCCATCAGACTGTCGCAGCCTGGACCGTGCGTTGGGCCTGGAATGGCTGGAGGCGAACGGACGAGGCGGATTTGCCTCCGGCACGGTCGCCGGACCCAACACCAGACGCTACCACGCGCTGCTTCTGGTCGCCCGCCGTCCACCGGTGGATCGGGTGGTGGTGGTCAATCACCTGGAGGAAACGCTCCATGTCAACGGCGACGCGCATCCCCTGTCCGCCAACCTCTACCCCGGCGTCGTCCATCCGGACGGGTTCACTCGCTGCGCCGGCTTCACCAACGAGCCCTGGCCTACCTGGACCTACGAGGCCGGTGGCCTCCGACTCCAGCGGGAGCTGTTCTGTGTCCACGGACGGGATCTGGTCGTCATCCGGTGGACGTTGCTGAGTCGGGTGAGCGGACCGGTGACGCTGAACGTCCGCCCCATGCTCACGGGCAGGGACTACCATGCCCTGCACCGGGAAAACCCCGCGCTCCAGACGGAGGCGGAGGTCCGCGGCGGGTCCGTGACGTGGCACCCATACGCCGCCCCGCCCGTCGTTCGCGCCCTCCACAACGGGGCCTATCGCCGGGCGCCGGACTGGTATCGGCAGGTCCAATATCCGATCGAGCAGGAGCGGGGCCTGGATGGTGAAGAGGACTGGTGGTCGCCCGGCGACATCACGTTCGACTCCTTGACGAAGCGGGGCGCCTTCCTTGCCCTCACGACGGAGCCGATCCAGGCGGTGGACGTGGACGCCCTCGCCAAGGGCGAGCAGAAGCGGCGCGAACAGGCGGCCGGCACGGTGCCGGGCAAGGATCGTCTGGTTCACGCCCTGTGGCTGGCTTCAGAGGCCTACATCTCGGTCCGGGGTCCGCAGAAGACGGTCATCGCCGGCTACCCTTGGTTCACCGATTGGGGGCGGGATACCTTCATCTCCCTACCCGGTCTTTGCCTCGTGACCGGTCGCTTTGACGTGGCCCGTCAGGTCATCGAGGCTTTTGCGCCGCACGTGTCGGAGGGGATGGTGCCGAACCGCTTTCCCGATGCGGGCGAGACGCCGGAGTACAACACGATGGACGCCTCGCTCTGGTTCGTCCAGGCGGTGGGCCGCTACCTGGCCTATACGGGCGACGAGGCCACCGTGGAGAAGGTCGCCTGGCCGGCGATACAGGCCATCTTGGACGGCTATCGGAAGGGAACTCGCTACGGGATCCACGTGGACGGGGACGGGCTGGTCGCCGGAGGGGCGCCAGGTGCCCAGCTCACCTGGATGGATGCGAAGGTCGGAGACTGGGTGGTCACGCCCAGGCGGGGCAAGCCGGTGGAGATCCAGGCCCTGTGGGTCCAGGCGCTGACGGTGGGGGAAAAATTGGCGGCCCGATTCGGAGACCGGACCTCTGCGAACCGTTGTGCGGAGGATCGCGTGCGGGCCATCCGGTCGTTTCGGGAGCGGTTCTGGTATGAGCCGGGCGGCTACCTCTACGACGTGGTGGACGGGGAGGGGGGAGACGATCCCTTGCTCAGGCCGAACCAGCTCTATGCGGTTTCCCTCTGCGAGGATCTCCTTGAACCGGGTCAGGCGAAGTTGGTGGTCAAGGTCGTCCAGGATCGCCTCCTGACACCGGTCGGGCTCAGGACGCTCGCGCCGGGACATCCGGACTATCGTCCTCGCTATGAGGGCGGGGTGGTGGAGCGGGACGGAGCGTACCATCAGGGGACCGTCTGGCCCTTCCTGCTCGGGCCGTTCGTGACGGCCTGGATCAAGGTCCACGGAGCGACGCCAGAAGCCAGGCGCCAGGCTCGATCTTTCTTCGACGGGCTGGAGCGGCATCTCGCCGAAGCCTGTCTTGGTCAGGTCTCGGAGATCTTCGACGCGGAGCCGCCGCACCGGCCGCGCGGCTGTTTCGCCCAGGCCTGGTCGGTGGCGGAACCGTTGCGGGCCTTACTGGAAGGAGTCCATGGTGCGGGGCCGTCCACGGGCCGACCGCACTGA
- the coaE gene encoding dephospho-CoA kinase (Dephospho-CoA kinase (CoaE) performs the final step in coenzyme A biosynthesis.), producing MILVGLTGSLATGKSTVARLFRDCGAHVIDADDLARQVVQPGRPAWKDIVKTFGRQVLRPDRTLDRSALARLVFGDRAKLARLNAIVHPRVAREQARLTREIAGKDRHAVIVYDVPLLFEAGAHRRMDKTVVVTADRATQLARLTKRNGFTRAEALRRLRAQMPLAKKIRLADYVLDGTLPLPQLRAAVHTLFQTLAAEA from the coding sequence ATGATCCTGGTCGGTTTGACCGGCAGCCTGGCCACTGGCAAGAGCACGGTGGCGCGGCTCTTTCGGGACTGCGGCGCCCACGTCATTGACGCGGACGACCTTGCCCGCCAAGTGGTCCAGCCGGGGAGACCGGCCTGGAAGGACATCGTCAAGACCTTCGGCCGCCAGGTCCTACGTCCCGACCGGACCCTCGACCGTTCGGCCCTCGCCCGTCTCGTTTTCGGAGACCGCGCCAAGCTCGCCCGGCTCAACGCCATCGTCCACCCGCGCGTGGCGAGGGAGCAGGCCCGGCTGACCAGGGAGATCGCCGGGAAGGACCGGCACGCGGTGATCGTCTACGACGTGCCGCTCCTGTTCGAGGCCGGCGCACACAGGCGGATGGACAAGACCGTCGTCGTGACCGCCGACCGAGCGACCCAGCTCGCCCGGCTCACCAAGCGCAACGGCTTCACCCGCGCCGAGGCCCTCCGCCGCCTCCGCGCCCAGATGCCGCTCGCAAAAAAAATCCGACTGGCGGATTACGTCCTGGACGGGACATTGCCCCTTCCACAACTCCGCGCCGCAGTCCACACACTCTTCCAAACGCTCGCCGCAGAGGCCTGA